GCGATGATATGCCTGGAAGTGCCGTATTAGCAAGTATGGGAGCATTAAAGGGAGGGATTGGTAAGCTTATTATTGGGACGACAATAAAAGTGGCTCAAACGATTAGTCAACATTTATTAGAAGCAACCTATCAAATGGATCCATACGAAAAGAGTTTACCAAAGAAAATATCCGCTATTGCTATTGGATCAGGTTTACCTTACAATCAACAATTAGATACTTTTATTAACAAAACAATCCAACATTCGACCGTTCCGATCATTCTTGATGCTGGAGCGTTGCAACATCGATCGTATAAAAGTCCGAATATATTGATTATTACCCCTCATCCAGGTGAAATGGCCCGGATAGTTAATTGTTCAATTGACTATGTTCAAAACAACCGGATTGTTGTTGCTCAAACTGTTGCAAAACAAGAAAATATAATTGTCGTTTTAAAAGGGCACTATACTGTGGTTGCCTTTCCAGATGGAGATGTTTTTATTAATTCCACTGGAAACGCTGCTTTAGCAAAAGGGGGCTCAGGAGATGTGCTAGTAGGGTTGATGATGGCATTATTATCAAATCAGAGTAGGATCAAAGAGGCGGTAGTGAATGCTGTGTACATACATGGCTTAGCAGCTGATTTATGGGTGGGAAAATATTCTGCTCATACTCTTTTAGCGTCAGATTTGACTGAGTTGTTTTCGGTCGCAATGTCCAAGGATTAAAAGTATCGAAAGAATAGTAGAGATGAGGTAAGTAGATGCAAAAACAAGTAGAACAGTGGTCGTCCAATTTATCTTTCGTTTTAGCTGCGGCAGGGTCAGCAATAGGGCTCGGAGCCATTTGGAAATTTCCTTATATGGTTGGAACAAATGGTGGAGGAATGTTTCTACTATTATTTATTTTTTTTACCCTTTTGATTGGTTTACCATTATTAATGAGTGAATTTGTCATTGGAAGAGGTACGCAATTAGATGCAGTGGAGTCTTATAAACAGCTTGCTCCTAATACTTATTGGCACTATGTAGGTAGACTTGGGATCATAACTTCGATTATATTACTATCTTTCTATAGTGTTGTAGGTGGTTGGATTACCATCTATTTGTATAAAGCTTTAACGGGTCAGCTTGCTGGGCTTTCTGAGAAGGAGTACGGTGCTTTATTTGGAGAAACCATTAGTAATCCGAGCACGGCTATTATTGGACAATTGTTATTTTTAGCCATGACCATTTTGGTCGTATCAAGAGGTATCCAAAAAGGAATTGAGCGTGCGAGTAAAATTATGATGCCGGCTTTATTCATTATTTTTATCATTTTGATCATTCGCTCGGTTACTTTAGATGGTGCATGGGAGGGCTTAGTCTATTTTTTGAAGCCTAATTTGTCTGCTATAACGGCGGAATCAATTCTTTATGCGATGGGACAGTCGTTCTTTGCTTTAAGTGTCGGGGTATCTGTCATGGTGACCTATAGTTCCTATTTATCAAAAGAAGAAAACTTACCTAAGTCAGCAGGTTCCATTGTTTTATTGAATATTCTCGTATCTTTTTTAGCAGGTATTGCGATTTTTCCAGCCGTATTTTCGTTTGGATTAAACCCCGGAGAAGGTCCTGTTTTATTAT
This portion of the Bacillus carboniphilus genome encodes:
- a CDS encoding sodium-dependent transporter; translated protein: MQKQVEQWSSNLSFVLAAAGSAIGLGAIWKFPYMVGTNGGGMFLLLFIFFTLLIGLPLLMSEFVIGRGTQLDAVESYKQLAPNTYWHYVGRLGIITSIILLSFYSVVGGWITIYLYKALTGQLAGLSEKEYGALFGETISNPSTAIIGQLLFLAMTILVVSRGIQKGIERASKIMMPALFIIFIILIIRSVTLDGAWEGLVYFLKPNLSAITAESILYAMGQSFFALSVGVSVMVTYSSYLSKEENLPKSAGSIVLLNILVSFLAGIAIFPAVFSFGLNPGEGPVLLFNVLPTVFSQMPFGMIFFTVFLILFLFATLTSAFSLLEIVVASIAKNNLIKRKKVAWISGLAIFILGIPSALSFGVLNDLIFFGEKTFFDVADFLVSNTLLPLGSLLIAIFVSRILKREELFKEFSQGSKMKRSVFSIWYFLIRYFIPLAIIIVFLNVLGLFDLFL